Proteins encoded together in one Falco peregrinus isolate bFalPer1 chromosome 2, bFalPer1.pri, whole genome shotgun sequence window:
- the RILP gene encoding rab-interacting lysosomal protein isoform X2: MAEGRRGAEPLWRTPPGRLAPPHVYRMAGALGAELRRLAGRFGPEAVAGLVPPVVRLLELLEALVAPAGAEGEAAAAAARQDAESEQGLWDAERREQALHSRLACLEEQNRQLLEQLVESQSQEDSMARKEREVMLRLKEVVDKQRDQLRAQAHEIVCKSRDTEALQEQLHRFMAMNEELRHKVAVVQAQLKSALEKKSDLEAMMLQIQRETSRRSRTASEIQPPKPSLEGAPSPAEELRHQDAHCCFSKDELQQILQERNELKTNLFLVQEELAYYQRELLNEERVPSFFLDAMKSTIKRQRKKIRAKMLGTVEESASSDEDEGSWLPARGADCVDAQPPESKIRSFFGLWYQDSSKDPPTSSCSGTWEIIDSRDSQLEPEGESEPVASSPDRATPPL; this comes from the exons ATGGcggaggggcggcggggagcggagccGCTGTGGCGGACCCCCCCGGGCCGCCTGGCCCCGCCGCACGTCTACCGCATGGCGGGGGCGCTGGGCGCCGAGCTGCGCCGCCTGGCCGGCCGCTTCGGGCCCGAGGCCGTGGCCGGGCTGGTGCCGCCCGTCGTgcggctgctggagctgctggaggcgCTGGTGGCCCCGGCGGGCGCCgagggggaggcggcggcggcggccgcgcggCAGGACGCGGAG TcggagcaggggctgtgggatgcCGAGCGCCGGGAGCAAGCCCTGCACAGCCGCCTGGCCTGCCTGGAGGAGCAGAACCGGCAGCTCTTGGAGCAGCTTGTGGAGAGCCAGTCCCAGGAAG ACAGCATGGCACGGAAGGAGCGGGAGGTGATGCTGCGGCTGAAGGAGGTGGTGGACAAGCAGAGGGATCAGCTTCGTGCCCAGGCCCACGAGATCGTCTGCAAGAGCCGAGACACAGAGGCG ctgcaggagcaacTGCATCGCTTCATGGCCATGAACGAGGAGCTGCGTCACAAGGTGGCCGTGGTGCAGGCTCAGCTCAAGAGCGCGCTGGAGAAGAAGTCGGACCTGGAGGCCATGATGCTGCAAATCCAGAGGGAAAcgagcaggaggagcaggaccGCCTCGGAGATCCAGCCGCCAAAGCCCAGCCTG GAAGGTGCGCCATCACCCGCGGAGGAGCTGCGGCACCAGGATGctcactgctgcttctccaagGACGAGCTGCAGCAGATCCTGCAAGAGCGGAACGAGCTCAAGACCAACCTGTTCTtggtgcaggaggagctggccTATTACCAGCG ggagctgctgaaCGAAGAGAGAGTCCCCAGCTTCTTTTTGGATGCAATGAAGTCGACTAtcaaaaggcagagaaaaaaaatcagggctAAAATGCTGGGAACGGTGGAGGAGTCGGCGAGCAG TGATGAAGATGAGggctcctggctcccagctcgGGGAGCAGACTGTGTGGATGCTCAGCCTCCTGAATCCAAAATTAGGAGCTT TTTTGGTCTGTGGTATCAGGACAGCAGCAAAGACCCCCCCACATCCAGCTGCTCTGGAACCTGGGAAATCATCGACTCACGGGACTCGCAGCTGGAGCCAGAGGGAGAGAGTGAGCCTGTGGCCAGCTCCCCCGACAGAGCCACGCCGCCCCTCTGA
- the RILP gene encoding rab-interacting lysosomal protein isoform X1 has translation MAEGRRGAEPLWRTPPGRLAPPHVYRMAGALGAELRRLAGRFGPEAVAGLVPPVVRLLELLEALVAPAGAEGEAAAAAARQDAEQSEQGLWDAERREQALHSRLACLEEQNRQLLEQLVESQSQEDSMARKEREVMLRLKEVVDKQRDQLRAQAHEIVCKSRDTEALQEQLHRFMAMNEELRHKVAVVQAQLKSALEKKSDLEAMMLQIQRETSRRSRTASEIQPPKPSLEGAPSPAEELRHQDAHCCFSKDELQQILQERNELKTNLFLVQEELAYYQRELLNEERVPSFFLDAMKSTIKRQRKKIRAKMLGTVEESASSDEDEGSWLPARGADCVDAQPPESKIRSFFGLWYQDSSKDPPTSSCSGTWEIIDSRDSQLEPEGESEPVASSPDRATPPL, from the exons ATGGcggaggggcggcggggagcggagccGCTGTGGCGGACCCCCCCGGGCCGCCTGGCCCCGCCGCACGTCTACCGCATGGCGGGGGCGCTGGGCGCCGAGCTGCGCCGCCTGGCCGGCCGCTTCGGGCCCGAGGCCGTGGCCGGGCTGGTGCCGCCCGTCGTgcggctgctggagctgctggaggcgCTGGTGGCCCCGGCGGGCGCCgagggggaggcggcggcggcggccgcgcggCAGGACGCGGAG CAGTcggagcaggggctgtgggatgcCGAGCGCCGGGAGCAAGCCCTGCACAGCCGCCTGGCCTGCCTGGAGGAGCAGAACCGGCAGCTCTTGGAGCAGCTTGTGGAGAGCCAGTCCCAGGAAG ACAGCATGGCACGGAAGGAGCGGGAGGTGATGCTGCGGCTGAAGGAGGTGGTGGACAAGCAGAGGGATCAGCTTCGTGCCCAGGCCCACGAGATCGTCTGCAAGAGCCGAGACACAGAGGCG ctgcaggagcaacTGCATCGCTTCATGGCCATGAACGAGGAGCTGCGTCACAAGGTGGCCGTGGTGCAGGCTCAGCTCAAGAGCGCGCTGGAGAAGAAGTCGGACCTGGAGGCCATGATGCTGCAAATCCAGAGGGAAAcgagcaggaggagcaggaccGCCTCGGAGATCCAGCCGCCAAAGCCCAGCCTG GAAGGTGCGCCATCACCCGCGGAGGAGCTGCGGCACCAGGATGctcactgctgcttctccaagGACGAGCTGCAGCAGATCCTGCAAGAGCGGAACGAGCTCAAGACCAACCTGTTCTtggtgcaggaggagctggccTATTACCAGCG ggagctgctgaaCGAAGAGAGAGTCCCCAGCTTCTTTTTGGATGCAATGAAGTCGACTAtcaaaaggcagagaaaaaaaatcagggctAAAATGCTGGGAACGGTGGAGGAGTCGGCGAGCAG TGATGAAGATGAGggctcctggctcccagctcgGGGAGCAGACTGTGTGGATGCTCAGCCTCCTGAATCCAAAATTAGGAGCTT TTTTGGTCTGTGGTATCAGGACAGCAGCAAAGACCCCCCCACATCCAGCTGCTCTGGAACCTGGGAAATCATCGACTCACGGGACTCGCAGCTGGAGCCAGAGGGAGAGAGTGAGCCTGTGGCCAGCTCCCCCGACAGAGCCACGCCGCCCCTCTGA